The genomic segment GCATGGTCGAAAACCGCGGCGGCCGCCTGCGCGTTTTGGCGACCGCCAAAAAAGGATACCTGTCGTGGTATTACGACCGGCTGCCGACTAACTGCGTCGGCTCGTGGGTGTGCCCGGCGGAGACCGGCGCCGGCTATCCGGAATACGCGTATCGCGACGGGCCCGAGTTCGGCTATAAGAACGTGGCCGTCTTCTATCACTCGTGCACGTACGACTGCCTTTTCTGCCAGAACAGTCATTTCCGCGGCCAATACCTCGACGGCGCCGCGTCCGCGGCCGAGCTCGCGGCCGCGGTAGACGACAAGACGGCCTGCATCTGCTACTTCGGCGGCGACCCGGCCTCGCAACTCGAGCACTCGCTCGTCACGTCGCGCCTGGCGCTGCGAGAAGCGAACAAAGCGGGTCACATATTGCGGATATGCTGGGAGACGAACGGCTCGGCATCGGCGCGCGGCGCTCGCCAAATGATGGAAATGGCGCTCGCAAGCGGCGGCTGCGTCAAGGTCGACGTCAAGGCCGCGGACGAAAACCTGCACGTCGCGCTTACCGGGGTGTCCAACAAGCAAACGTGGGAAAATCTGGCCCGGCTGGCCGAATACGTTCCCCGGCGACCCGCTCCCCCGCCCCTCGTCGCCAGCACCCTCCTCGTGCCGGGATACGTAGACGAAGACGAAGTAGGCGTTATCGCGAGCCGGCTTGCCGCGTTGAACGACGATATCCCTTACGGCCTGCTCGCGTTCTACCCCTCCCACCAAATGCGGGACCTGCCGACGACGTCGCGCGCGCACGCCGAGCGGTGTTACCGGGCGGCGCGGGGCGCCGGCCTGAAAAGGGTACGGCTGGCCAATGTTCACCTGCTGGGCCCCGGCGACTACGCCTGAAAGACGCCGCCGTTGCGGTGCCCGCCCGACGGGAGGTTGGGACCTACGAAAAACCGGCTCCCTATCGGGGAGCCGGTTCGACACTCGCTTTCGGGCGGCGGCGATACCGCCGCGTCGCTTATTTTATAGTACTAACGGACACGCGCTCGCCGGTTAAGCCGAGCGGAGTGCTCTTGCCCCGGTTCAGACTACGGCGCTCGAGTATCTTAAGCAGGTCGCCCTTCCGCCGCAGCCATTTCTTTACCAAGCGGTGGCCGTAGTACGTCGTCACTGCGGCGAACCAATGGAACCGCTGGACTTCGTGTAATACGCGTCGCAAGGAATAAAATTCGCGCGTGGCCTTAATCAAACCCATTTGCAGCTCGAGCGGCGTCATACGCGCCGGCTCGATAACCGCGTGATGGCCGTCGTAGAGCGCCCAATCATGGCTGAATACGCGCCGCTCCTCCTCGAGGCGGCTGTAGAGACTCGTCCCCGGTATGGGCGTTAACGCCAGGAATTGGACGGAATCGATATTATGGTCCTTGGCGAAGGCCACGGTCTGGGCGGCGGCATCCGGGCCGTCGCCGTCGCCCCCCAGCATAAACATACCGTGGATCCAGATGCCGTACTTATGCAGCGTCTCGATGCAGCGTACGATGTCGTCGCGGGTTTGGCCTTTGCGGTACCCGGCCAGGGTCTCGTCGTTCACGGATTCGAACCCGATCGCGACGCGTTCGCATCCGGCCCGTTTCATCAACCGCACGAGCTCTTCGTCCCGGCCGACGTCTACGCCTGCTTGCGCCGTAGAGCGCGGCGCGCTCTTAAGCCCGGCAAAACCCTCGAGTACCTCCCGTACGTATCGACGGTTCTCCGTAAAATTATCGTCTACGATGAACATATCGCGTTGGCTTACCCGCCGCACTTCTTCGATCACGTCTTCCGGCGCCCGGCGCCTGACTTTATGGCCGAACAGCGGCGTAACGGCGCAGAAATCGCAATGGCGCGGGCAACCCCGGCTCGTCGCGATGGGATACACCTTCATCCGTCGCGCGCCCTTCATTAGCGTAAAATCGGGCCAGGGAAGGTCCTCTAGTTTTTGAACCGGCGGCCGCAGCGGCTCGTGGACCGTTTCTCCGTCCACGCGGTACGACAGGTTCCTAATACCTGCCGGCGAGGCGCCGGCCTCCAGTGCTTCTACGAGTTCGACCGCGGCGCCCTCGCCCTCGCCCCGGACGACGTAGTCGCCGTACCGCAACGCCTCGTCGGGGCAATAGGTGGCGTGCGGGCCGCCGATGACCACCGGGACCTTGGCCAACCTTAAAGTCCGCGCCAACCTGTAACCGGCGGGCGCCGTAGAGGTCGTTATCGAAATACCCACTAAGTCCGAGCGTAGGATGTCGCAAAAATCGCGCGCCGTACGTTTCGCGACGCTGTCGCAATAAAAGTCGACGTCGTGGCCGCGCCGCGCCAAAATCGTCCCGATTAACGGGAGTCCTAACCTCGGTTGAGGGAACTTCGTGTAGATATGAAAATCGGCAGGTTCGGGCTCAATTAACGATATCTTCATCAGAATTCCTTCCAAACGTAAAAAGGTATGAAAATACCCGGCGCAGGCGCTCGCCCACGCGGGCGCGTATTTTTGGCTGGGGAGGGAGGATTCGAACCCCCGCATACGGAACCAGAATCCGCTGTCCTACCCCTAGACGACTCCCCATTAAGGCACATAAGCATAAACTATTTAAGCCGGCCTGTCAAGGTAAAACCCTATTTCACGGTTTAGATAACCGTTCGGTTTCAATAAAAACCGCGGCGAAAGCCGCCGCGAACGCGGCCAAACCCAGCCCGAATAACGGCCAGGGATACGAAGACAGCCGCGCGCCGCTCACGCACGGCCCGACGTTCCAGACGAACGTCGCGAGTATTAAGGCCGCGCCGGCCCCCGCGGCACCCCACTGCCAAAGCCGCGTTCGAACGGCGCCGCGTCTGATGATGCCGTACGCGCCGACGGCGACGAAACAAACCGCGACCGACGCCGGCGCGAGAACCGGCGCCGACCACGGGACCGGTATCAGGAAAAGCACGTCCCACGTGAAAAGCGACGGCGGCCAACCCAGAAGTATCTTCAGGCCGACGTAGTAGAATATATCCCATAGGCCGAAGCAGAACAAGAACCGCGCGAGTTTTAAAAGGGCCCGGCCGCCGGTCGCCAGCGCCGCCGCGGCCAGCATCGCGAGCGTCGCCGCCTCACGGCCCATTTCGGTCCCGAGGATTAAGGGAGGTATCGGCTCAAGCGGAAAAGAATAACCCCCGGCGTACGCGATCGTCCGGAGGTAAACGACTACGGCGCCTTCCAGGTAACCGAACGCGACGCCGAAGACGGCGAGCCAAAATAGTTCGCGGCCGAATCCGGATTCCGTATTCATACCGCGCGGGAGCGCTATCCTACGGAAGCCGCCCCCCGAAAAGGTTCTCTTACCGCTTATAAACCGACGTGGCCTTCATCAACCGCTTAACGACCCGTTCCTGCCCCATCAGCGCCGCCATCTCGAAGAGCGAGGGCCCGGTCGTCCTTCCCGAGAGCGCGGCCCGTATGGCGTGAATAATCTTACCCGCGCTTATACCCTTTTCTTCCGCCAACGCCCGGACGCTCCCCTCCAAAGTCTCCGCCGTGAAATCCGGCAGCGTAGCGCAAAGCTCCGCAACGTCGCGCAACACATCCACACCCCCCGGAAGTTTCAGCAAGTTCTTAGCGGCGCGGTCGTCGTATTCGATTTCCTCCGTGAAGAAAAATTCGACGAGGTGCGGGGCTTCGCTAAGCGTTTTCACCTTGTCGTGTTCCAGGGCCAGCGCCGCCCGGGCGAGGGTCGCGCGTTCGTCGTCCTCCGCCCCAACCAACCCCGCCCGCTCGAGCCAAGGCCGTGCCCGCTGGAACAATTCCTCCGGCGAGAGCTTCCGCAAATAGACGCCGTTCATCCATTTAAGTTTATCGACGTCGAACACGGCGCCTTTCTTGGTTACGCGCTCGAGCGAAAAAACCTTCTTGAGCTCTTTCAACGTGAACAGCTCGCGCTCGTCGCCATACGACCACCCGAGCAAAGCGAGGAAATTAACGAACGCTTCGGGCAAGTACCCCTCCCCCTCGTATTCTAAAACCGCTTTCGCGCCGTGCCGCTTCGACAGCCTGCTCTTGTCGGGCCCGAGGAGAAGGGGCACGTGGGCGAACGCCGCCGGCTCGAAGCCGAGCGCGCGGGAGACGGCGATCTGGCGCGGCGTGTTCGATATGTGGTCCTCGCCCCTTATGACGTGGCTTATCGCCATCGTCGCGTCGTCCACGGCGCATACGAAGTTGTACGTGGGCGAGCCGTCCGGCCGCGCTATTACGAAGTCGTCCAGGTCCGCGGCCTTGATCTCGACGCGGCCCCGAATGAGGTCGTCGAACGCCAGGTCGGCTTCCTGGTCCAGCCGAAAGCGAAGGCACGGCTTGAGGCCCTGTTGGGTCAGACGTTCCCGCTCCGCCGGCGAGAGGTTGGCGCAGCGGCCGTCGTACCGCGGCGCCCGGCCCGCGGCGCGCATGCGTTCCCGCCGCCCGTCGAGCTCCTCCGGCGTGCAGAAGCACTCGTACGCGCCGCCGCTTGCCCGGAGTTTATCCAGGAACTCGTCGTAGACGGCGCGGCGTTCCGACTGGCGGTAGGGGCCGTATTTGCCGCCCACTTCGGGCCCTTCGTCCCACTCCAGGCCGAGCCAAGTGAGCGCGTCGATTATGGAACGGTAATATTCTTCGCTCGAGCGGGCGGGGTCCGTATCCTCGAGCCGGAGAATAAAAACGCCCTTGTGCCGGCGCGCGAAGAAGTAGTTGAACAACGCCGTACGGGCGCCGCCGACGTGAAGGTGTCCCGTCGGCGCGGGCGCGAATCGTACCCGGACAGGCTTCTTCGACATAGAACTACCCGCTAATGCACCGGCCAGGCGTCGCCGTAGAGGTCCGCCCACGCCCGATCCATCAACAAGAGGAAGGTTAATATGGCCGTCGTGACGGCCTCGACGGTGGCGGCTCCCTCTCCTTTATAGGAACGAGCGATGGCCGCGACGATACTCCTGAGGTCGGGCCGGTTTAACTCGACGAAGTCCATAAGCTGGTCGAGTCGGGAGCCCAAATCGTCGAGCCCCTCCACGTACGCGAGTAGCCGTTCGACGTCTTCCGCCTCGAGGGCCGGCAGCATCTTCGATATGCCCGTGAACTCAGCCATAATACGCCGGATACTTTAACATAAAAAAAGGAGCCTCTACCTTTTTTTCGCGGCTCCGCCCGAAATATTATATACTTAGCAAACGCCCCCCCCGTATTCACCCCTGCGGAGGAGGCCACGACGTAACCGCGATGAAATTATTCCTGCGTAAAAGTTGGCACTTGCTGGGAGCGGCGTTCCCCGCTTTGTACTACTTCGGCCTCCTTTCCAAATCGCTTACGTTAGCCGTCGTAGGCGCGATAATCGCGGTCGCCGTCGCCATAGAGGTTCTCCGCTTCACTAACAGCCGGGTCGCCCGGGCGTTCGGCGCCGTCTTCGGCCTTATTATGCGCGACGCGGAGTACCGACGGGTGAACGCGACCATACCGTTCCTGGTTAGCACCTTCCTGGCCGTTTTAATATTCCCCAAGGCAATCGCCTGCGTCTCGCTCTTCTACCTGGCGTTCGGCGACGTAGCCGCGGCGTTGGTCGGCGGCGCGGTGGGCCGCATCCGTCTCGCGGCCGGGAAGACGTTGGAGGGAACGCTCGCCTGCTTCGGCGTATGTCTGGCCATCGGGATATTTTTCCTGGACTGGCGGCTGGCCTTGGCCGGCGCCGCCGCAGCCGCGGCGGCGGAGCTCTTGAGCCGCGGGTGGGCCGACAACTTCTCGATGCCCGTCGCGGCCGGCGCCGTGATGTGGTCGATGAGCTACCTCGCGCGTATAAACCTTCCCGCTTAACCCCCCGAAATTACTTGACAAAAGCCGACTTTTAGGCTAATATATATATGATTATATAATCATATAGTAAATGATAACCATGAAAAAAGCCGCCGAAATATTCAAAGCCCTCGCTGAGCCCAACCGCGTCCGCATCCTGGCGGCGCTCGCGTCGCGGCGGGCGTGCGTGTGCGAGCTGTCGCGAGCGTTGGCGCTCAACCAACCGAACGTCTCCCGCCACCTCCGTATACTCAAAGACGTGGGCCTGCTCGAGAGCCGGCGCCGCGGCGCCTGGACCGACTACTTACTGAATAGGAACGCCGAGAACGCGCCCTTTATACGGTTGATTAAGAATTTAGCCGCCGCGGGCGACGCCCTTAAAAAGGACGCCGAGGCGCTGGCGAACGCGGACCGGCTGCAAATCCAAAAGTGCAATAAACGACGGCCAAGACGCCGATAGACTTACGCCATACCCGTAATGCAACTCCGCCGGCAATCGGCCGTAAGTAATCGTAAGGCCGCCG from the bacterium genome contains:
- a CDS encoding radical SAM protein encodes the protein MLNYILHMAECKLCGTKSPVVSVALSVCRECIVTRHGEARPYVEEAHRRARAPYPLPAFPPREGPPCPRCGNGCRIGEGERGYCGMVENRGGRLRVLATAKKGYLSWYYDRLPTNCVGSWVCPAETGAGYPEYAYRDGPEFGYKNVAVFYHSCTYDCLFCQNSHFRGQYLDGAASAAELAAAVDDKTACICYFGGDPASQLEHSLVTSRLALREANKAGHILRICWETNGSASARGARQMMEMALASGGCVKVDVKAADENLHVALTGVSNKQTWENLARLAEYVPRRPAPPPLVASTLLVPGYVDEDEVGVIASRLAALNDDIPYGLLAFYPSHQMRDLPTTSRAHAERCYRAARGAGLKRVRLANVHLLGPGDYA
- a CDS encoding radical SAM protein; amino-acid sequence: MKISLIEPEPADFHIYTKFPQPRLGLPLIGTILARRGHDVDFYCDSVAKRTARDFCDILRSDLVGISITTSTAPAGYRLARTLRLAKVPVVIGGPHATYCPDEALRYGDYVVRGEGEGAAVELVEALEAGASPAGIRNLSYRVDGETVHEPLRPPVQKLEDLPWPDFTLMKGARRMKVYPIATSRGCPRHCDFCAVTPLFGHKVRRRAPEDVIEEVRRVSQRDMFIVDDNFTENRRYVREVLEGFAGLKSAPRSTAQAGVDVGRDEELVRLMKRAGCERVAIGFESVNDETLAGYRKGQTRDDIVRCIETLHKYGIWIHGMFMLGGDGDGPDAAAQTVAFAKDHNIDSVQFLALTPIPGTSLYSRLEEERRVFSHDWALYDGHHAVIEPARMTPLELQMGLIKATREFYSLRRVLHEVQRFHWFAAVTTYYGHRLVKKWLRRKGDLLKILERRSLNRGKSTPLGLTGERVSVSTIK
- the gltX gene encoding glutamate--tRNA ligase, with protein sequence MSKKPVRVRFAPAPTGHLHVGGARTALFNYFFARRHKGVFILRLEDTDPARSSEEYYRSIIDALTWLGLEWDEGPEVGGKYGPYRQSERRAVYDEFLDKLRASGGAYECFCTPEELDGRRERMRAAGRAPRYDGRCANLSPAERERLTQQGLKPCLRFRLDQEADLAFDDLIRGRVEIKAADLDDFVIARPDGSPTYNFVCAVDDATMAISHVIRGEDHISNTPRQIAVSRALGFEPAAFAHVPLLLGPDKSRLSKRHGAKAVLEYEGEGYLPEAFVNFLALLGWSYGDERELFTLKELKKVFSLERVTKKGAVFDVDKLKWMNGVYLRKLSPEELFQRARPWLERAGLVGAEDDERATLARAALALEHDKVKTLSEAPHLVEFFFTEEIEYDDRAAKNLLKLPGGVDVLRDVAELCATLPDFTAETLEGSVRALAEEKGISAGKIIHAIRAALSGRTTGPSLFEMAALMGQERVVKRLMKATSVYKR
- a CDS encoding metalloregulator ArsR/SmtB family transcription factor, with amino-acid sequence MKKAAEIFKALAEPNRVRILAALASRRACVCELSRALALNQPNVSRHLRILKDVGLLESRRRGAWTDYLLNRNAENAPFIRLIKNLAAAGDALKKDAEALANADRLQIQKCNKRRPRRR